The following proteins are encoded in a genomic region of Variovorax paradoxus:
- a CDS encoding BtrH N-terminal domain-containing protein: MKFEHQQAAHCESGVISNLMRHHGVPMTESMALGLSSALSFAYLPFIKLSGLPLISYRMPPKAIIKGLLAPMAARFRFETFRSPEAGAQRLDALLADGQLVGLQTSVYWLPYFPPNMRFHFNAHNLLVYGKDGDDYLISDPVFEEPVRCASADLSRARFAKGVLAPKGLMYYPQAIERKTVDAASVTKAIRKTVRNMLAPVPIVGVRGMRMLANRMQKLSPSDPRSVDFIGHVVRMQEEIGTGGAGFRFIYAGFLQEAAQLLDKPQLQQMSERLIVIGDGWRAFALKAARMVKGREPVDPAALADRLREQAQQEEAFFRDLKAAVA, encoded by the coding sequence GTGAAATTCGAACACCAACAAGCGGCGCACTGCGAAAGCGGCGTCATCTCGAACCTGATGCGCCACCACGGCGTGCCGATGACCGAGAGCATGGCGCTCGGCCTGTCGTCGGCGCTGTCGTTCGCCTACCTGCCGTTCATCAAGCTTTCCGGCCTGCCGCTCATCTCGTACCGCATGCCGCCCAAGGCCATCATCAAGGGCCTGTTGGCACCGATGGCCGCACGTTTCCGCTTCGAGACCTTTCGCAGCCCCGAGGCCGGCGCACAGCGCCTGGATGCGTTGCTGGCCGACGGACAGCTCGTGGGGTTGCAGACCTCGGTCTATTGGCTGCCGTACTTTCCGCCCAACATGCGCTTTCACTTCAACGCGCACAACCTCCTGGTCTACGGCAAGGACGGCGACGACTACCTGATCAGCGACCCGGTGTTCGAAGAGCCGGTGCGCTGCGCCAGCGCCGACCTCTCACGCGCACGTTTCGCCAAGGGCGTGCTCGCGCCCAAAGGTCTCATGTACTACCCGCAGGCCATCGAGCGCAAGACGGTCGACGCGGCGTCGGTGACGAAGGCCATCCGCAAGACGGTGCGCAACATGCTCGCGCCCGTTCCCATCGTCGGCGTGCGCGGCATGCGCATGCTGGCCAATCGCATGCAAAAGCTCTCGCCGAGCGATCCGCGCAGCGTCGACTTCATTGGCCATGTGGTGCGCATGCAGGAAGAAATCGGTACCGGCGGGGCGGGGTTCCGTTTCATCTATGCCGGCTTTCTGCAGGAGGCGGCACAGTTGCTCGACAAACCGCAGCTGCAGCAGATGTCCGAACGGCTCATCGTCATCGGCGACGGCTGGCGCGCTTTCGCACTCAAGGCAGCGCGCATGGTGAAGGGGCGCGAGCCGGTCGACCCGGCCGCTCTGGCCGATCGTCTACGTGAACAGGCGCAACAGGAAGAGGCCTTCTTTCGCGACCTGAAGGCTGCTGTTGCCTGA
- the mltB gene encoding lytic murein transglycosylase B, whose translation MRSFFPAPFRAASLALLAACCVWSTGAQAQKASGARSVKTVAGSTPYATRDDAMRFADEVAERRGLDRAWVRATIGSARFLPNVPRLMLPGPVGSVKNWQAYRSRFIDATRIAAGVRFWRNNAETLARAEEVYGVPPEIIVGIVGVETIYGRNMGNFRVIDALATLAFDFPQGHPRAAEREAFFRGELESFLSTESRTSENPLVPVGSYAGAMGMPQFMPSSIAKYAVDFDGDNRIDLVDNTADVIGSVASYFKAFGWTPGMPAIYPVHFEEERLKKPLLLAPDILPTFSTDSFVAAGAVPEGDGLRHKGLLALVELQNGADAPPTYVAGTRNFYVITRYNWSSYYAMSVLDLGQEVKAAMEQ comes from the coding sequence ATGCGATCTTTTTTTCCTGCGCCCTTCCGCGCCGCCTCCCTTGCCCTGCTGGCCGCCTGCTGCGTTTGGTCCACAGGGGCGCAAGCCCAGAAAGCGTCTGGCGCCCGCAGCGTTAAGACCGTGGCAGGCAGCACACCCTACGCCACGCGCGACGATGCCATGCGCTTTGCCGACGAGGTGGCCGAGCGCCGCGGCCTCGACCGCGCCTGGGTGCGCGCCACCATCGGCAGCGCCCGCTTCCTGCCGAACGTGCCGCGCCTGATGCTGCCGGGCCCCGTGGGCTCGGTCAAAAACTGGCAGGCCTATCGCAGCCGCTTCATCGATGCGACACGCATTGCCGCGGGGGTGCGCTTCTGGCGCAACAACGCCGAGACGCTCGCACGGGCTGAAGAGGTGTACGGCGTGCCGCCGGAAATCATCGTGGGCATCGTGGGCGTGGAGACCATCTACGGCCGCAACATGGGCAACTTCCGCGTGATCGACGCGTTGGCCACGCTGGCGTTCGACTTCCCGCAGGGCCACCCGCGCGCGGCCGAGCGCGAAGCCTTCTTCCGCGGCGAGCTCGAGAGCTTCCTGAGCACCGAGAGCCGCACCTCAGAGAATCCGCTGGTGCCCGTAGGCAGCTACGCGGGCGCCATGGGCATGCCGCAGTTCATGCCGAGCAGCATTGCCAAGTACGCAGTCGACTTCGACGGCGACAACCGCATCGACCTGGTCGACAACACCGCCGACGTGATCGGCTCTGTGGCCAGCTACTTCAAGGCCTTCGGATGGACGCCCGGCATGCCGGCCATCTACCCGGTGCATTTCGAAGAGGAACGTCTCAAGAAGCCGCTGCTTCTCGCACCCGACATCCTCCCGACCTTCAGCACCGACAGCTTCGTGGCGGCCGGCGCGGTACCCGAGGGCGATGGCCTGCGTCACAAGGGCCTGCTCGCGCTGGTCGAACTGCAAAACGGCGCCGACGCACCGCCGACCTATGTGGCCGGCACGCGCAACTTCTACGTGATCACGCGCTACAACTGGAGCAGCTATTACGCGATGTCGGTGCTCGACCTTGGCCAGGAGGTCAAGGCTGCCATGGAGCAATAG
- a CDS encoding AAA family ATPase: MDVAAKLATLLNQLNTVIVGKEAQVRDCVACLLAGGHLLIEDVPGVGKTTLAHALSHTFGLQFSRVQFTADLMPGDLSGVAIYDRGQQAFVFHPGPIFAQVLLADEINRASPKTQSALLEAMEEKQVTIEGETRPLPTPFFVIATQNPQDQLGTFALPESQLDRFLMRISLGYPDRAAERELLAGADRREMLATLPAMLTAGELTALQQRVQQVHAAEPLLNYVQDLIAATRSGRWFLQGLSPRAGIAVLRAAKAQALLANRNYVAPDDVQSILPQTVAHRLTPVGDAGRGAVEQVRAMIADVPLP; this comes from the coding sequence ATGGACGTTGCTGCGAAGCTTGCCACTTTGCTGAATCAGCTTAACACGGTGATCGTCGGCAAAGAGGCGCAAGTGCGCGACTGCGTGGCCTGCCTGCTGGCGGGCGGGCACCTGCTGATCGAGGACGTGCCGGGGGTCGGCAAGACCACCCTCGCCCATGCGCTCTCGCACACCTTCGGCCTGCAGTTTTCGCGCGTTCAGTTCACCGCCGACCTGATGCCCGGCGACCTGTCGGGCGTGGCCATCTACGATCGGGGGCAGCAGGCCTTCGTGTTTCATCCCGGTCCGATCTTCGCGCAGGTGCTGCTGGCCGACGAAATCAACCGCGCCAGCCCCAAGACCCAGAGCGCGCTGCTCGAGGCCATGGAAGAAAAGCAGGTCACCATCGAAGGCGAGACCCGGCCGCTGCCCACGCCGTTCTTCGTGATTGCCACGCAGAACCCGCAGGACCAGCTCGGCACCTTCGCGTTGCCCGAATCGCAGCTCGACCGGTTCCTGATGCGCATCTCGCTCGGCTACCCGGACCGCGCCGCCGAACGCGAACTGCTCGCGGGCGCCGACCGCCGCGAGATGCTGGCCACCCTGCCCGCGATGCTGACCGCCGGCGAGCTCACGGCGCTGCAGCAACGCGTTCAGCAGGTGCATGCGGCCGAGCCGCTGCTGAACTACGTGCAGGACCTGATCGCCGCCACGCGCTCCGGCCGCTGGTTCTTGCAGGGCCTTTCGCCGCGCGCCGGCATTGCGGTGCTGCGCGCCGCCAAGGCGCAGGCGCTGCTGGCCAACCGCAACTACGTCGCGCCCGATGACGTGCAGTCGATACTGCCGCAGACCGTCGCCCACCGCCTCACTCCCGTGGGCGATGCAGGCCGCGGCGCCGTGGAGCAGGTGCGCGCCATGATCGCCGACGTGCCGCTGCCGTAA
- a CDS encoding transglutaminase family protein, giving the protein MNRFRREIAALPRDARDTLFLLSVIALIVLPQAENLPWWCTAITAMVLVWRGTLAIEARPLPSKWWRAGLLALTLAATFATHRTLLGRDPGVTLVVILLALKTLELRARRDAFVLFFLGFFAMLTNFFYSQSLMTAVTMLLALLGLLTALVNAHMPVGKPPLMQAARTASWMALLGAPIMLALFLLFPRFAPLWGTPSDAMVGRTGLSNTMRVGTIAELALDDSVAARIKFDNDRAPPQSQLYFRGPVLTQFDGREWTALPPWARGAQSSANLRTSGAPVRYEITLEPNHRPWLLTLDAAQSAPEAPGFEVTGTPDLQWIANRPVSDLVRYRAESYTRFLSGPTRQTGALRPYLALPPGLNPRTAALAAEMRAQPELANADTAAFVRAAMQRLRTGGYTYTLEPGVYGANTADEFWFDRKEGFCEHIASAFVVLMRGLGIPARIVTGYQGGELNSVDNYWVVRQSDAHAWSEVWQEGMGWVRVDPTAAVSPGRVGQFQRLAPQPGLFAGAIGAMSPTLAQNVRAAWEAVNNSWNQWVLNYTQSRQLNLLKSLGFEAPSLEDLAYVLLYLLVGASLAGAAWTLWERSQHDPWLRLLGQARTRLVKAGLEVPDTAPPRQMAAQAEARFGLAAEAVRDWLLKLEAQRYAKTFPASLAALRSEFRRLNWPAPNPRR; this is encoded by the coding sequence ATGAACAGGTTCAGGCGCGAAATCGCGGCGCTGCCAAGGGATGCCCGGGACACGCTGTTCCTGCTCTCGGTCATTGCGCTGATCGTGTTGCCGCAGGCCGAGAACCTGCCGTGGTGGTGCACCGCCATCACCGCGATGGTGCTGGTGTGGCGCGGCACGCTTGCGATCGAGGCCCGCCCCCTTCCGAGCAAGTGGTGGCGCGCCGGCCTGCTGGCGCTGACGCTGGCCGCCACCTTCGCCACCCACCGCACGCTGCTCGGCCGCGACCCGGGAGTCACGCTGGTCGTGATTCTGCTGGCGCTCAAGACGCTGGAGCTGCGCGCGCGAAGAGACGCCTTCGTGCTGTTCTTCCTCGGCTTCTTCGCGATGCTGACGAACTTCTTCTACTCGCAGTCGCTGATGACCGCGGTCACCATGCTGCTCGCCCTGCTGGGCCTGCTCACGGCGCTGGTCAATGCGCACATGCCGGTGGGCAAGCCGCCGCTCATGCAGGCTGCCCGCACCGCCAGCTGGATGGCCCTGCTGGGCGCACCGATCATGCTTGCGCTGTTCCTGCTGTTCCCGCGCTTCGCGCCGCTGTGGGGCACACCCAGCGACGCCATGGTGGGCCGCACGGGGCTGTCGAACACCATGCGCGTGGGCACCATTGCCGAGCTGGCGCTCGACGACAGCGTTGCGGCGCGCATCAAGTTCGACAACGACCGCGCGCCGCCGCAAAGCCAGCTGTACTTCCGCGGCCCGGTGCTGACGCAGTTCGACGGGCGCGAATGGACGGCGCTGCCGCCCTGGGCGCGCGGCGCGCAATCGTCGGCCAACCTGCGCACCAGCGGCGCGCCGGTGCGCTACGAGATCACGCTCGAGCCGAACCATCGGCCCTGGCTGCTCACGCTCGATGCCGCGCAAAGCGCACCCGAGGCACCCGGCTTCGAAGTGACGGGAACGCCCGACCTGCAATGGATCGCCAACCGGCCGGTTTCCGACCTTGTGCGCTACCGCGCCGAAAGCTACACCCGATTCCTGAGCGGCCCGACTCGGCAGACCGGCGCGCTGCGGCCTTACCTTGCGTTGCCGCCGGGCCTGAACCCGCGCACCGCGGCGCTCGCAGCGGAAATGCGCGCTCAGCCCGAGCTTGCCAATGCCGATACGGCCGCTTTCGTACGCGCCGCGATGCAACGGCTGCGTACCGGCGGCTACACCTACACACTGGAACCCGGCGTGTATGGTGCCAACACCGCCGACGAGTTCTGGTTCGATCGCAAGGAGGGCTTCTGCGAGCACATCGCCTCGGCCTTCGTGGTGCTGATGCGCGGCCTGGGCATTCCGGCGCGCATCGTGACCGGCTACCAGGGCGGAGAACTCAACAGCGTCGACAACTACTGGGTGGTGCGCCAGAGCGACGCGCACGCGTGGAGCGAGGTCTGGCAGGAAGGCATGGGCTGGGTGCGGGTCGACCCGACCGCGGCCGTATCGCCGGGCCGGGTCGGCCAGTTCCAGCGGCTTGCGCCGCAGCCGGGCCTGTTCGCCGGCGCCATCGGCGCAATGAGCCCGACCCTTGCGCAGAACGTGCGCGCCGCGTGGGAGGCCGTGAACAACAGCTGGAACCAGTGGGTGCTCAACTACACCCAGAGTCGGCAGCTCAACCTGCTGAAGAGCCTCGGCTTCGAAGCGCCCAGCCTCGAAGACCTGGCGTACGTACTGCTCTACCTGCTGGTGGGTGCAAGCCTGGCCGGCGCGGCGTGGACCCTGTGGGAACGCAGCCAGCACGACCCGTGGCTGCGCCTGCTGGGCCAAGCGCGCACGCGCTTGGTGAAAGCCGGACTGGAGGTGCCGGACACAGCGCCGCCGCGCCAGATGGCCGCGCAGGCCGAAGCGCGCTTCGGCCTCGCGGCAGAAGCCGTGCGCGACTGGCTTCTGAAGCTGGAAGCCCAGCGCTATGCCAAGACCTTCCCGGCTTCGTTGGCCGCTCTGCGCAGCGAGTTCCGCCGCTTGAACTGGCCCGCACCGAATCCCAGGCGCTGA
- a CDS encoding HD domain-containing protein: MTPEALLANWNAAWRAVGVAGADEALCIELQHRYCEPQRHYHTLQHLGECLSWFEREKSLAERPGEVALALWFHDAIYDVHAHDNEARSADWARSAMLERGAQAEAAERVHALVMATRHDAVPEGRDAELLIDIDLSILGADRARFDEYERQVHAEYAFVPDEIRLPRRRVILQRFLSREAIYTTPRMHALLEAQARANLVRSIAATNLIQPPRARDCAA, encoded by the coding sequence GTGACACCCGAGGCGCTGCTGGCCAACTGGAACGCCGCCTGGCGTGCGGTGGGTGTGGCCGGCGCAGACGAAGCGCTGTGCATTGAACTGCAGCACCGCTACTGCGAGCCGCAGCGCCACTATCACACCCTGCAGCACCTGGGCGAATGCCTCTCATGGTTCGAGCGCGAAAAATCACTCGCCGAGCGCCCCGGCGAGGTGGCGCTTGCGCTGTGGTTTCACGACGCCATCTACGACGTGCATGCGCACGACAACGAGGCCCGCAGTGCCGATTGGGCGCGCAGCGCGATGCTTGAGCGTGGCGCACAGGCAGAAGCGGCCGAGCGCGTGCATGCGCTGGTCATGGCCACGCGGCACGATGCCGTCCCCGAGGGCCGCGACGCCGAACTGCTGATTGACATCGACCTGTCGATCCTCGGGGCAGACCGCGCGCGCTTCGATGAGTATGAGCGGCAGGTGCACGCCGAGTACGCCTTCGTGCCCGACGAAATCCGCTTGCCGCGCCGCCGCGTGATCCTGCAGCGCTTCCTGTCGCGAGAGGCGATCTACACCACGCCGCGAATGCATGCGCTGCTCGAGGCACAAGCTCGCGCCAACCTGGTTCGATCGATCGCGGCAACGAACTTGATCCAGCCGCCCCGCGCACGAGACTGCGCTGCTTAG
- a CDS encoding beta-ketoacyl synthase N-terminal-like domain-containing protein yields MMGEGEYLAGMGLACALGNDLSSSVAALARGGVRPTTVAVSESVQWPVYTLPPQEGSWTERLERTVRSVAAQAGEGAGRSCPLFVASSSLDIGHMEHEVQDLRLGGDLQDFAGHVAAALDWQGPVFTISTACTSALNAVLAGCDLIRSGEADEVLVIGAELGNRFTVAGFGAMQLLSPDGAQPFGAGRNGLVLGEAVAALRLSSRPGRWRIAGGSNVVDGRNPSGTEASAVVAMCHEALAQSGLGAQDIDLIKVQAAGSPVNDAIEAKALKQVFDAPPPLVSLKSLIGHTLGASGAAELALLVACIEAGAWPSAGYAIDDELGIALSTQAPARLRNVLLNVVGFGGGHTSLVLQDCGA; encoded by the coding sequence ATGATGGGTGAGGGCGAGTATCTTGCCGGCATGGGCCTGGCCTGCGCGCTCGGCAACGATCTTTCATCTTCCGTGGCCGCACTTGCGCGCGGCGGTGTACGGCCCACGACGGTGGCGGTCTCGGAAAGCGTGCAGTGGCCCGTCTACACGCTGCCGCCGCAGGAGGGCAGCTGGACCGAGCGCCTGGAGCGCACCGTACGGAGCGTGGCAGCGCAGGCGGGTGAGGGAGCGGGGCGTTCATGCCCGCTGTTCGTTGCATCGTCTTCGCTGGACATCGGCCACATGGAGCACGAGGTGCAGGACCTGCGCCTGGGCGGCGATCTTCAGGACTTTGCAGGTCATGTGGCCGCCGCCCTCGACTGGCAGGGGCCGGTCTTCACCATCTCGACGGCCTGTACCTCGGCGCTCAACGCCGTGCTCGCGGGCTGCGATCTCATTCGAAGCGGGGAAGCCGACGAGGTCCTGGTGATCGGCGCCGAACTGGGCAACCGCTTCACGGTGGCCGGCTTCGGCGCCATGCAATTGCTGTCGCCTGACGGTGCGCAGCCTTTCGGCGCCGGGCGCAACGGGCTGGTGCTCGGGGAGGCGGTGGCCGCATTGCGCCTCAGCTCGCGCCCTGGGCGCTGGCGCATCGCGGGCGGTTCCAATGTGGTCGACGGGCGCAATCCATCGGGCACCGAAGCCAGCGCAGTGGTTGCCATGTGCCATGAAGCATTGGCGCAGAGCGGCCTGGGCGCGCAGGACATCGACCTGATCAAGGTGCAGGCCGCGGGCAGTCCGGTCAACGATGCGATAGAGGCAAAGGCGCTGAAGCAGGTCTTCGACGCGCCGCCGCCGCTGGTGTCGCTCAAGTCGCTGATCGGGCACACGCTGGGAGCGTCGGGGGCTGCCGAGCTGGCTTTGCTGGTCGCCTGCATCGAAGCCGGGGCATGGCCTTCGGCCGGCTATGCCATCGACGATGAGCTCGGCATTGCATTGAGCACGCAGGCACCCGCGAGGCTTCGCAACGTGCTGCTCAACGTGGTGGGGTTCGGCGGCGGGCACACGTCGCTGGTGCTGCAGGATTGCGGTGCATGA
- a CDS encoding ABC transporter ATP-binding protein, whose amino-acid sequence MLELKNLSYRYPHAGAPALAEVSLAVPRGSVMGLLGPNGAGKTTLISHLSGALAVQSGEIHVDGQPLQQVRAKTPTRIAVAPQDQAFYPMLTVAENLACFAAAGGLSGARKKVRIEACTRFSQLEQFAGVRAERLSGGLKRRLNLAIALLPEPELMLFDEPTVGVDPQSRAFILDAIKSLAEQGAAVIYASHYMEEIEAIADRVAILDHGRVLREGSLEELLSKSAMLLTLAADGLDEAMLSRFGTVEPGGVHWRVHLREGTGPGPALATLEAEGIDVRHAEFGRHDLEQLFMALTHRSLRD is encoded by the coding sequence ATGCTCGAACTGAAGAACCTCAGCTACCGCTACCCGCATGCAGGCGCACCCGCGTTGGCCGAAGTCTCGCTCGCGGTCCCCAGGGGTTCGGTGATGGGCTTGCTCGGCCCCAACGGCGCAGGCAAGACCACGCTGATCTCGCACTTGTCGGGTGCGCTGGCAGTGCAGTCGGGCGAGATCCACGTTGACGGCCAGCCGCTGCAGCAGGTCCGTGCAAAAACGCCAACCCGCATCGCCGTCGCCCCGCAGGACCAGGCCTTCTACCCCATGCTCACGGTGGCCGAGAACCTCGCGTGCTTTGCAGCGGCCGGGGGGCTTTCTGGCGCACGCAAGAAGGTGCGCATCGAAGCCTGCACCCGCTTTTCGCAGCTTGAACAGTTCGCGGGCGTGCGCGCCGAGCGGCTTTCGGGTGGCCTGAAACGCCGATTGAACCTCGCGATTGCGCTGTTGCCCGAACCCGAGCTGATGCTGTTCGACGAGCCCACGGTTGGCGTCGATCCGCAATCGCGCGCCTTCATTCTCGACGCCATCAAGAGCCTGGCAGAGCAGGGGGCAGCCGTGATCTATGCCTCGCACTACATGGAAGAGATCGAGGCCATCGCCGACCGGGTTGCCATTCTCGACCATGGCCGCGTATTGCGCGAAGGCTCGCTCGAAGAGTTGCTGTCGAAGAGCGCGATGCTGTTGACGTTGGCGGCCGATGGGCTCGATGAGGCGATGCTCTCGCGCTTCGGCACGGTGGAGCCGGGCGGCGTGCATTGGCGCGTTCACTTGCGCGAAGGCACCGGCCCCGGTCCGGCGCTGGCAACGCTCGAGGCCGAAGGCATCGACGTGCGCCACGCGGAGTTCGGCCGCCACGACCTGGAGCAGCTCTTCATGGCGCTCACCCACCGCTCCTTGCGCGACTGA
- a CDS encoding DUF58 domain-containing protein yields MIASLRSRIDGWFLSRRPPSDTLELTQRNVYIVPTRAGWTLGATLLVLLIASINYQLNLGYLLTFLLAGSVAVGMHVCHATLRGLAMHLTPPEPHYAGAAAVFRVVLHNTRRSVRYGIGMAVRGSGQWAWTDVPAEGSATVEIAFQPEKRGLHPVPALTAETRFPLGTFRVWTVWRPAAQMLVYPTPEAHPPALPPGEPLSGPAATSAALRAQAAGEYDGLRAYRRGDPLKLVVWKKAARAQATGSEDLVSRDTQQTQREELWLDAQAANLADTEARVSRLCAWVLMADRLGVDYGIRIAGRVLQPSQGEAHRRACLEALALC; encoded by the coding sequence ATGATCGCGTCGCTACGCTCGCGCATCGACGGCTGGTTCCTGTCGCGCCGGCCGCCTTCGGACACGCTGGAGCTCACGCAGCGCAACGTCTATATCGTGCCCACGCGGGCCGGCTGGACCCTGGGCGCCACGCTGCTGGTGCTCTTGATCGCGTCGATCAACTACCAGCTCAATCTCGGCTACCTGCTGACCTTTCTGCTCGCCGGCAGCGTGGCCGTGGGCATGCATGTCTGCCATGCCACGCTGCGCGGCCTGGCCATGCACCTGACGCCGCCCGAGCCGCACTACGCGGGCGCCGCCGCCGTATTTCGCGTGGTGCTGCACAACACCCGGCGCAGCGTGCGCTACGGCATCGGCATGGCGGTGCGTGGCAGCGGCCAATGGGCCTGGACGGACGTGCCGGCCGAAGGCAGCGCCACCGTCGAGATCGCGTTCCAGCCCGAGAAGCGCGGCCTTCACCCCGTGCCGGCGCTCACCGCGGAAACACGGTTTCCGCTCGGAACATTCCGCGTCTGGACGGTGTGGCGGCCGGCCGCGCAGATGCTGGTCTATCCCACGCCCGAAGCGCATCCCCCGGCTCTGCCGCCTGGCGAGCCCCTGTCGGGACCGGCGGCCACATCGGCGGCCTTGCGCGCGCAAGCCGCCGGAGAGTACGACGGCCTGCGGGCTTACCGGCGCGGCGACCCGCTCAAGCTCGTGGTCTGGAAAAAAGCGGCCCGGGCGCAAGCCACCGGATCGGAAGATCTGGTGAGCCGCGATACGCAGCAGACGCAGCGCGAAGAGCTGTGGCTCGATGCGCAGGCCGCCAACCTCGCCGATACCGAGGCCCGCGTGTCGCGGCTCTGCGCGTGGGTGCTGATGGCGGACCGCCTGGGCGTGGACTACGGAATCCGCATCGCCGGACGGGTGCTGCAGCCCTCGCAGGGTGAAGCCCACCGCAGGGCCTGCCTGGAGGCGTTGGCCCTATGTTGA
- a CDS encoding ABC transporter permease, whose amino-acid sequence MLFALIKKELLALVRDMHGLAALFLMPMVFIVLMSLTLKDIYRPPLAELSYAVDMRDTETPAQWLQQIWQRSHGAPKTLDADWQAQLRSGALKYVIVLEPGLSAELESAALSTQAHIRLLTEPGIDANLFNALRAELVGASGELKARLALAVPGTSGPPPGASIQALVNAERYSTAGPRPTSVQQNVPAWLVFGMFFVVASLSSLFVQERSSGALGRLRSLGVSRFMLLMSKALPYLGVNALQAVLMLAAGIWLMPLIGGDALSLAGIHWGALVLALAAVSLAAVSLSLALACAVRSHAQAATIGPMVNVLMAAAGGIMVPKFVMPGFMQRLVEISPMNWGLEALLTVLLRGGGVADTLPQVGRLVVFAAAMFLLAVFLFRRPAP is encoded by the coding sequence ATGCTCTTTGCGCTCATCAAAAAGGAACTGCTGGCACTCGTGCGCGACATGCACGGGCTGGCCGCGCTGTTCCTGATGCCGATGGTCTTCATCGTGCTGATGTCGCTCACGCTCAAGGACATCTACCGCCCGCCGTTGGCCGAACTGAGCTATGCCGTCGACATGCGCGATACCGAGACGCCGGCGCAATGGTTGCAGCAGATCTGGCAACGCAGCCACGGGGCGCCCAAGACGCTCGATGCCGATTGGCAGGCCCAGTTGCGCAGCGGCGCGCTCAAGTACGTCATCGTGCTGGAGCCGGGCCTCTCGGCGGAACTCGAATCGGCCGCGCTCTCGACCCAGGCGCACATTCGGCTGCTGACCGAGCCGGGCATCGACGCCAACCTGTTCAACGCCCTGCGTGCCGAACTCGTCGGTGCCTCCGGCGAGCTGAAGGCCCGGCTGGCGCTGGCGGTGCCCGGCACGTCCGGTCCGCCGCCGGGCGCATCGATCCAGGCGCTGGTGAATGCCGAGCGCTATTCCACCGCGGGGCCGCGGCCCACTTCGGTGCAGCAGAACGTGCCGGCATGGCTGGTGTTCGGCATGTTCTTCGTGGTTGCGTCGCTCTCGAGCCTGTTCGTGCAGGAGCGCAGCTCGGGCGCGCTGGGCCGGCTGCGCAGCCTGGGGGTGTCGCGCTTCATGCTGCTGATGTCCAAGGCCTTGCCTTACCTCGGTGTCAACGCGCTGCAGGCCGTTCTGATGCTCGCTGCCGGCATCTGGCTGATGCCCCTGATCGGCGGCGATGCGCTCTCGCTTGCCGGCATTCATTGGGGTGCGCTGGTCCTCGCGCTCGCGGCCGTGAGCCTGGCCGCGGTGAGCTTGTCGCTCGCGCTGGCCTGCGCCGTGCGCAGCCATGCGCAGGCCGCGACCATCGGGCCGATGGTCAACGTGCTCATGGCGGCGGCGGGCGGCATCATGGTGCCGAAGTTCGTCATGCCGGGCTTCATGCAGCGGCTGGTCGAAATATCGCCGATGAACTGGGGGCTGGAGGCGCTGCTGACTGTGCTGCTGCGCGGCGGCGGCGTGGCCGACACCTTGCCGCAGGTCGGCCGCCTCGTGGTGTTTGCGGCCGCCATGTTTCTGCTCGCCGTCTTCTTGTTTCGCAGGCCCGCACCGTGA
- a CDS encoding acyl carrier protein, with protein MTDHSVSAEFIASLKAMVLEAVEKEAPPGGLGDDEPLFGPEARLDLDSLDALQVSMTIQQRFGVRMPDSKETRRALTSVAHLANHLVQAGKASQ; from the coding sequence GTGACCGATCATTCCGTTTCCGCCGAATTCATCGCCAGCCTGAAGGCCATGGTGCTCGAGGCCGTTGAAAAAGAGGCGCCTCCGGGCGGCCTCGGCGACGACGAGCCGCTGTTCGGCCCGGAAGCCCGGCTCGACCTCGACTCGCTCGACGCGCTGCAGGTATCGATGACGATCCAGCAGCGCTTCGGCGTGCGCATGCCCGACAGCAAGGAAACGCGCCGCGCGCTCACTTCGGTCGCCCACCTGGCGAACCACCTTGTGCAGGCGGGCAAGGCGAGTCAATGA